A single window of Martelella sp. NC20 DNA harbors:
- a CDS encoding HlyD family secretion protein — protein MRTGLGKWVAIIVLAAVAAGSYAAWRNLNGDTLPEGIASGNGRIEATEIDISAKSAGRISEIFVNEGDFIQAGEKLVQMDTRQIEAQKREAEANLRSARTGVDAANATIEQAKAEKRAAEAVVEQRKALLNSAEATYARIQRLVQTNVTSRQTLEDAEAAALQAKATMAAGEASSAAASAAISTAEAQLTKAEAAIDAAEASIDYIQSIIDDSTLTAPRPGRVQYLVAQPGEIVAAGGRILNVVDLTDVYMNFFLPTEQAGLTAIGAETRLVLDAAPQFTVPASISYVSDVAQFTPKTVETEVERQKLMFRVKARIDPALLRKYIDLVKTGLPGVAYVRYDPDAAWPAALEGNLAQ, from the coding sequence GTGCGGACAGGTTTGGGTAAATGGGTCGCAATCATCGTCCTGGCGGCCGTCGCGGCGGGCAGCTATGCCGCGTGGCGCAATCTCAACGGCGACACTCTTCCTGAAGGCATTGCCAGCGGGAATGGCCGTATCGAGGCGACGGAAATCGATATCTCCGCCAAGTCCGCCGGGCGCATCAGCGAGATTTTCGTCAATGAGGGCGATTTCATCCAGGCCGGCGAGAAACTGGTGCAGATGGACACCAGGCAGATCGAGGCGCAAAAACGCGAGGCCGAGGCCAATCTGCGTAGCGCCCGCACCGGCGTTGATGCGGCCAATGCGACGATTGAACAGGCGAAGGCGGAAAAACGGGCCGCCGAAGCCGTCGTCGAGCAGCGCAAGGCCCTGCTCAATTCCGCCGAGGCCACTTATGCGCGCATACAGAGGCTGGTGCAGACAAACGTCACCTCCAGGCAGACGCTTGAGGATGCCGAGGCGGCGGCGTTGCAGGCGAAGGCCACCATGGCCGCCGGCGAAGCCTCATCCGCCGCCGCAAGCGCGGCCATCAGTACCGCCGAGGCGCAGCTTACAAAGGCAGAGGCGGCAATCGATGCCGCTGAGGCCAGTATAGACTATATCCAGTCGATCATTGACGACAGCACCCTGACCGCGCCGCGCCCCGGACGCGTGCAGTATCTTGTCGCCCAGCCGGGCGAGATCGTCGCGGCCGGCGGGCGTATTCTCAACGTCGTCGACCTGACCGATGTCTACATGAACTTCTTCCTGCCGACGGAACAGGCGGGCCTGACGGCAATCGGCGCCGAGACCCGGCTGGTGCTCGATGCCGCGCCGCAATTCACCGTCCCCGCCAGCATTTCCTACGTTTCCGACGTCGCCCAGTTCACGCCGAAGACCGTCGAGACCGAGGTGGAGCGCCAGAAGCTGATGTTCCGGGTCAAGGCCCGCATCGACCCGGCTCTGTTGCGCAAGTATATCGACCTCGTCAAGACCGGCCTGCCGGGCGTCGCCTATGTGCGCTATGACCCCGATGCCGCATGGCCCGCGGCGCTTGAAGGAAATCTCGCCCAATGA
- a CDS encoding branched-chain amino acid ABC transporter permease: MSAHSKWIQIAIVAVLVAVLPFFFPSGYYYRVGALIFVNALSVIGLVILIGYAGQISLGHAGFAGIGAYSCALAPEYLGLHPALAALLGAVISGGVAALIGRPILKLKGYYLAVATLGFGILVSLVLTNERQLTGGPDGMAVPELGLRDLLRDMGWRISGGAFWYGLCGIVLIIGVWIALNLATSPTGRAMRALHGSEVAARTVGIDVARVKLQAFVISAVYASVAGSLLALQNRFITPDVAGFMHSIEMVSMAVLGGVGSILGAMLGAAILTLLPQVLTVFAEYEQLVLGAIMISVMIFLPRGLLPSIASKLKGRDE, translated from the coding sequence ATGTCCGCACATTCGAAATGGATCCAGATCGCCATCGTGGCGGTGCTCGTCGCGGTTCTGCCCTTCTTCTTTCCGTCCGGCTATTACTACCGCGTCGGTGCTCTGATCTTCGTCAATGCGCTCTCGGTCATCGGCCTGGTGATCCTGATCGGCTATGCCGGGCAGATCTCGCTTGGCCATGCGGGCTTTGCCGGCATCGGTGCCTATTCCTGCGCGCTTGCGCCGGAATATCTCGGCCTGCACCCCGCCCTTGCCGCCCTTCTGGGCGCGGTGATCTCGGGTGGCGTTGCCGCACTCATCGGCAGGCCGATCCTGAAGCTCAAAGGCTATTATCTGGCGGTCGCAACGCTCGGCTTTGGCATTCTGGTCTCGCTGGTGCTCACCAATGAGCGCCAACTGACCGGCGGGCCGGATGGCATGGCCGTGCCGGAACTCGGCCTGCGCGACCTTCTGCGCGACATGGGCTGGCGGATCTCCGGCGGCGCGTTCTGGTACGGTCTCTGCGGCATCGTCCTCATCATCGGCGTCTGGATTGCGCTGAACCTCGCCACAAGCCCGACGGGCCGCGCCATGCGCGCGTTGCACGGTTCGGAAGTCGCCGCCCGTACGGTCGGCATCGATGTCGCCCGCGTCAAGCTGCAGGCCTTTGTCATCTCGGCTGTCTATGCCTCGGTGGCCGGTTCCCTGCTGGCGTTGCAGAACCGGTTCATCACGCCCGACGTGGCCGGTTTCATGCATTCGATCGAAATGGTGTCGATGGCGGTGCTCGGCGGTGTCGGCTCCATTCTCGGCGCCATGCTGGGTGCTGCGATCCTGACGCTTCTGCCGCAGGTGCTGACCGTGTTTGCCGAATATGAACAGCTCGTCCTCGGCGCCATCATGATTTCGGTGATGATCTTCCTGCCGCGCGGGCTTCTGCCTTCGATTGCAAGCAAACTGAAGGGGAGGGACGAATGA
- a CDS encoding 3-hydroxyacyl-CoA dehydrogenase NAD-binding domain-containing protein, protein MPILESDMNVMTIDRRGSVAVVTIDNPPVNALSNAVRAALVSAVETLDGDDQVKAVVLSCAGRTFIAGADVREFNLPPQEPHLPDVVAAIEDAKKPWVAAIHGSALGGGFEIALGCRFRIADAMASVGLPEVTLGLIPGASGTVRTPRVAGVETAVKLVVSGRPMKAKAALAAGLVDAIAERDLVEEAVSFAERIPEKALPLKSRERAVAAPAEDFWAAAEKDARKPGYRAPQEALASVRFAVENPFDVAMRHEREKFLELRASKEAAALRHVFFAERAASRPESLKGIEPVALSSVGVIGGGTMGAGIAAAVLNAGLSVTLIERDEEAVARGLRTIDGILAGSVKRGKLTEAGQAALMMSLGGVTDYGALSDCDLVIEAVFEEISVKRAVFEKLGEVCRANAVLATNTSYLDPRLIAEGLAHPERFIGLHFFSPAHVMKLLEIVPTPETSQTVLATAFAFAKRLGKVPVRAGICEGFIGNRILKRYRAAAEELVGQGVAIADIDAAMRGYGFKMGPFEAQDLGGLDIAFLQREGARANGENVPEALGDILVRAGRKGHKTGGGWYDYAPGNRKPIISETVHALLKSRIAGHAALSADEIAARLVGAMAGEGRAILAEGIAEKPADIDLVEIHGYGFPRHRGGPMFAEGG, encoded by the coding sequence ATGCCGATCCTGGAATCCGATATGAATGTGATGACCATCGACCGCCGCGGCTCCGTTGCCGTGGTGACCATCGACAATCCGCCCGTCAACGCATTGTCGAATGCCGTGCGCGCCGCGCTGGTCTCTGCCGTCGAAACGCTTGATGGCGATGATCAGGTGAAGGCGGTGGTTCTTTCCTGCGCCGGACGCACCTTCATCGCCGGCGCCGATGTGCGCGAGTTCAACCTGCCGCCACAGGAACCACACCTGCCGGATGTGGTTGCCGCGATCGAGGACGCGAAGAAGCCGTGGGTGGCCGCCATTCATGGTTCCGCGCTTGGCGGCGGTTTCGAGATTGCGCTCGGCTGTCGCTTCAGGATCGCCGACGCCATGGCCTCCGTCGGTCTTCCGGAAGTGACGCTTGGCCTTATTCCCGGCGCCTCGGGCACGGTGCGCACGCCGCGCGTGGCGGGCGTCGAGACAGCGGTGAAACTCGTCGTCTCCGGCCGTCCGATGAAGGCAAAGGCGGCCCTTGCGGCTGGACTGGTCGATGCGATTGCCGAGCGCGATCTCGTTGAAGAGGCCGTTTCCTTTGCCGAACGGATACCGGAGAAGGCGCTGCCGCTGAAATCCCGGGAGCGTGCGGTCGCGGCACCTGCCGAGGATTTCTGGGCAGCCGCCGAAAAGGATGCGAGAAAGCCTGGCTATCGCGCGCCGCAGGAAGCGTTGGCCTCCGTCCGCTTTGCCGTGGAAAACCCGTTCGATGTGGCCATGAGGCATGAGCGGGAAAAATTTCTTGAACTGCGGGCCTCGAAAGAAGCCGCCGCCCTTCGTCATGTGTTCTTTGCCGAGCGTGCCGCCTCCCGCCCTGAAAGCCTGAAGGGCATCGAACCGGTGGCGCTGTCGTCCGTCGGCGTGATCGGCGGCGGCACGATGGGTGCCGGGATTGCGGCCGCAGTGCTCAATGCCGGGTTGTCCGTCACGCTGATCGAGCGCGACGAGGAGGCGGTTGCGCGCGGCCTCCGCACGATCGACGGCATCCTCGCCGGGTCCGTCAAGCGCGGCAAGCTGACGGAGGCGGGCCAGGCGGCGCTGATGATGTCGCTGGGCGGCGTCACGGATTACGGTGCGCTCAGCGATTGCGATCTGGTGATCGAGGCGGTGTTCGAGGAAATCTCGGTCAAGCGCGCCGTCTTTGAAAAGCTCGGCGAGGTCTGCCGCGCCAATGCGGTGCTTGCAACCAATACCTCCTATCTCGATCCTCGCCTGATCGCCGAGGGCCTGGCGCACCCCGAACGTTTCATCGGCCTGCATTTCTTTTCACCCGCCCATGTGATGAAACTGCTGGAAATCGTGCCGACGCCAGAGACCTCTCAAACGGTGCTGGCGACGGCCTTTGCGTTTGCCAAAAGGCTCGGCAAGGTGCCGGTGCGCGCGGGCATCTGCGAGGGTTTTATCGGCAACCGTATCCTGAAGCGCTATCGCGCGGCGGCGGAAGAACTGGTCGGGCAAGGCGTCGCGATCGCAGATATCGATGCGGCAATGCGCGGCTACGGCTTCAAGATGGGTCCGTTCGAGGCCCAGGACCTCGGCGGCCTCGACATCGCCTTCCTGCAGCGCGAGGGCGCGCGGGCGAACGGTGAGAACGTGCCGGAAGCGCTGGGCGATATTCTGGTGCGCGCCGGGCGCAAGGGCCACAAGACCGGCGGCGGCTGGTATGATTACGCGCCGGGAAACCGGAAGCCGATCATCTCGGAGACCGTGCATGCATTGTTGAAAAGCCGGATCGCCGGGCACGCAGCCCTGAGCGCCGACGAAATCGCGGCAAGGCTTGTCGGCGCGATGGCGGGTGAGGGGCGGGCAATCCTTGCCGAAGGCATTGCCGAAAAGCCTGCCGATATCGATCTCGTCGAAATCCACGGCTACGGCTTTCCGCGCCACAGGGGCGGACCGATGTTTGCCGAAGGCGGCTGA
- a CDS encoding ABC transporter substrate-binding protein: protein MKFMSTTALAMLATLGLATAASAEIKLGASLSATGPAAFLGDPEAKTIEMLVEELNAKGGINGEKIKLTLYDDGGDPNKARTFATRLIEDDEVVAIIGGTTTGTSMSILSVAEDEGIPFISLAGAIQIVDPVKEYVFKTPHTDRMACEKIFDNMKKNGITRIGMISGTDGFGASMQAQCKEVAGDYDVEILADEIYGPSDADMTPQLTKIKNTEGVEAILNPGFGQGPAIVTRNASQLGIELPLYQSHGVASDSFIELVGPEASEGVRLPGTALLIADILPEDDIQRDVVMAYKTAYEDKYDQNVSTFGGYANDAFLLMVNAMSTAGGEDPDAIRAALEATDGLVGTTGVYTMGPDNHLGLDLSAFRMLEIENGGWKSID from the coding sequence ATGAAATTCATGTCAACCACGGCCCTGGCGATGCTTGCCACACTCGGCCTTGCAACCGCCGCCAGCGCCGAGATCAAACTCGGCGCCAGCCTGTCAGCGACCGGACCGGCCGCATTCCTCGGCGATCCGGAGGCCAAGACCATCGAAATGCTGGTCGAGGAACTCAACGCCAAGGGCGGCATCAACGGCGAGAAGATCAAGCTCACGCTTTATGATGACGGCGGCGATCCGAACAAGGCGCGCACCTTCGCCACGCGCCTGATCGAGGATGACGAAGTTGTCGCCATTATCGGCGGCACCACCACCGGCACCTCCATGTCCATTCTTTCCGTCGCCGAAGACGAAGGCATTCCCTTCATCTCGCTTGCCGGCGCCATCCAGATCGTCGATCCGGTGAAGGAATATGTCTTCAAGACGCCGCACACCGACCGCATGGCCTGTGAGAAGATCTTCGACAACATGAAGAAGAACGGCATCACCAGGATCGGCATGATCTCCGGCACGGACGGTTTCGGCGCCTCGATGCAGGCGCAGTGCAAGGAGGTTGCCGGGGATTACGATGTCGAGATCCTCGCCGACGAGATCTATGGCCCGAGCGATGCCGACATGACGCCGCAGCTCACCAAGATCAAGAACACCGAGGGCGTCGAGGCGATCCTCAATCCGGGCTTCGGCCAGGGCCCGGCGATCGTTACCCGCAATGCCAGCCAGCTTGGTATCGAACTTCCGCTTTACCAGAGCCACGGCGTGGCCTCCGACAGCTTCATCGAACTGGTCGGACCGGAAGCCTCCGAGGGCGTGCGTCTTCCGGGCACCGCGCTTCTGATTGCCGATATCCTGCCCGAAGACGACATCCAGCGCGATGTCGTCATGGCCTACAAGACCGCCTATGAGGACAAGTACGACCAGAACGTTTCGACCTTCGGCGGCTATGCCAACGATGCGTTCCTGCTGATGGTCAATGCCATGAGCACGGCCGGCGGCGAGGACCCCGATGCCATCCGTGCGGCACTGGAAGCGACTGACGGCCTCGTCGGCACGACCGGCGTCTACACCATGGGTCCGGACAATCACCTCGGCCTCGACCTTTCCGCCTTCCGCATGCTCGAAATCGAGAATGGCGGCTGGAAATCGATCGACTGA
- a CDS encoding ABC transporter ATP-binding protein: MLTVKGLRSAYGRIEVLHGIDLEVKSGEIVTVVGANGAGKTTLLKCLSGLQRVTDGEMIFRGEVMTSVPAYKRLKHGLAQSPEGRQIFTNLSVEENLRLGAFLFTDDRVERDMEDAYAMFPILKEKRNLVAGGLSGGQQQMLAIARALMGRPACLLLDEPSMGLAPLLVAQIFDVIKALKARDVTVLLVEQNAFGALKIADRGYVMETGRIAMEGPAAALIADPQVREAYLGI; this comes from the coding sequence ATGCTGACGGTTAAGGGCCTGCGCTCGGCTTATGGCCGCATCGAGGTGCTGCACGGCATCGATCTCGAGGTGAAATCCGGAGAGATCGTCACCGTCGTCGGCGCCAATGGCGCCGGCAAGACGACGCTTCTGAAGTGTCTTTCCGGTCTCCAGCGGGTTACTGACGGCGAGATGATCTTCCGCGGCGAGGTGATGACCTCCGTTCCTGCCTATAAAAGGCTGAAGCACGGCCTTGCCCAGTCGCCGGAGGGCCGGCAGATATTCACCAATCTCTCGGTCGAGGAAAATCTCAGGCTCGGCGCCTTCCTGTTCACCGATGACCGGGTGGAACGCGACATGGAAGATGCCTATGCGATGTTCCCGATCCTGAAGGAAAAGCGCAACCTTGTGGCTGGTGGGCTATCGGGAGGTCAGCAGCAGATGCTGGCGATCGCGCGCGCTCTTATGGGCCGACCTGCCTGTCTCCTGCTCGATGAGCCGTCGATGGGGCTCGCACCGCTGCTCGTTGCCCAGATATTTGACGTGATAAAGGCCCTGAAGGCGCGCGACGTGACCGTGCTTCTCGTCGAGCAGAACGCCTTCGGCGCGCTGAAGATCGCCGATCGCGGCTATGTCATGGAAACCGGCCGCATCGCCATGGAAGGGCCGGCGGCCGCCCTGATCGCCGATCCGCAGGTGCGCGAGGCCTATCTTGGAATCTGA
- the rbbA gene encoding ribosome-associated ATPase/putative transporter RbbA, producing the protein MNAADKQDGAATVARLEGVSLLFRKTTALNGISLEIPAGCMAGLIGPDGVGKSSLLSLVAGARKVQTGTVTVLDGDISDDGHRRAVCPRIAYMPQGLGRNLYATLSVYENIDFFGRLFGHAHRERRRRIESLLKSTGLLPFADRPAGKLSGGMKQKLGLCCALIHDPDLLVLDEPTTGVDPLSRRQFWSLIASIRASRPGMSVVVATAYMEEAARFDWLAAMNDGNVLATGSPAELLHATATDNLDDAFVALLPEAVRRDRPAVDIAPREDDDAGDCAIEAEHLSKRFGDFTAVDDVSFRIRRGEIFGFLGSNGCGKTTTMKMLTGLLDASEGTAKLFGQPLDPGNLDVRRRVGYMSQAFSLYTELSVRQNLYLHARLYRLPAETIGPRVAEMIARFDLADVADSLPDALPLGIRQRLSLAVAMIHSPDILILDEPTSGVDPVARDDFWRMLIALSRNDNVTIFVSTHFMNEAARCDRISLMHAGRVLASDRPAAIIEASGKATLEEAFISHLEAVTDGAEGTEGPVIAEDTGKDDADDRVTERALRRHFDFRRMMAYSWRETLELRRDPIRATMAIIGSVILLLVIGYGINLDIENLSYATLDRDQTVTSRDLTLDISGSRYFDEKDPLVDYADMDRRMRDGEISFAIEIPPNFAADLARGRDVEVGVWLDGSMPQRASSARGYIQGVYATWLTRKIAEIYGAGAADPAYSVAARYRYNPDIRSLVAMAPAVIPMLLMLIPAILTTLSVVREKELGSIVNFYVTPTTRLEFLLGKQVPYVVLAMFNFALLLATSLMVFQVPFTGSMLAFSLAALLFVIISTGMGLLVSTFTSSQIAALFATALLTLIPAIQYSGLIDPVSALQGFGAFIGEIYPATYFVTISRGTFTKALGFADLQAAFVPLLIAIPVLTIASTLLLGKQAR; encoded by the coding sequence ATGAACGCCGCGGATAAGCAGGATGGCGCCGCCACAGTCGCCCGCCTTGAGGGCGTCAGCCTGCTTTTTCGCAAGACGACGGCGCTGAACGGCATATCGCTTGAGATTCCCGCCGGCTGCATGGCCGGCCTCATCGGCCCGGACGGCGTCGGCAAGTCGAGCCTGCTGTCGCTGGTGGCCGGCGCGCGCAAGGTGCAGACCGGCACGGTCACCGTGCTTGATGGCGATATCTCCGATGACGGGCACCGCCGCGCCGTCTGCCCGCGTATCGCCTATATGCCGCAGGGGCTTGGCCGCAATCTCTATGCCACGCTGTCCGTCTACGAGAACATCGATTTCTTCGGCCGGCTTTTCGGCCATGCCCATAGAGAGCGCAGGCGGCGCATCGAATCCCTGCTGAAGAGTACGGGACTGCTGCCCTTTGCCGACAGGCCGGCCGGCAAGCTTTCAGGCGGCATGAAACAGAAGCTCGGGCTTTGCTGCGCGCTCATTCACGACCCCGATCTTCTGGTTCTCGACGAACCGACGACCGGCGTCGATCCGTTGTCCAGACGCCAGTTCTGGAGCCTGATCGCAAGTATCCGCGCCTCGCGCCCCGGCATGAGCGTCGTCGTCGCGACGGCCTATATGGAAGAGGCCGCGCGCTTCGACTGGCTGGCGGCGATGAATGACGGCAATGTTCTTGCCACGGGAAGCCCGGCCGAACTTCTGCACGCGACCGCCACCGACAATCTCGACGATGCTTTCGTGGCGCTGCTGCCGGAAGCGGTCCGCCGCGACCGGCCGGCGGTGGACATTGCCCCGCGCGAGGACGACGATGCCGGTGATTGCGCCATCGAGGCCGAGCATCTGAGCAAGCGGTTCGGCGATTTCACCGCCGTCGACGATGTCAGCTTCCGCATCCGCCGGGGCGAGATTTTCGGCTTTCTCGGCTCGAATGGCTGCGGCAAGACCACGACCATGAAAATGCTGACCGGGCTTCTGGACGCGAGCGAGGGCACGGCAAAGCTGTTCGGCCAGCCGCTCGATCCCGGCAATCTCGATGTGCGCCGGCGGGTCGGCTATATGTCTCAGGCCTTTTCGCTCTATACCGAGCTGAGCGTAAGGCAGAACCTGTATTTGCACGCGCGGCTTTACCGGCTGCCGGCGGAGACGATCGGTCCGCGCGTTGCCGAGATGATCGCGCGGTTCGATCTCGCCGACGTTGCCGACAGCCTGCCGGATGCGCTGCCGCTCGGCATCCGCCAGCGCCTGTCGCTGGCGGTCGCGATGATCCACAGTCCGGATATCCTGATCCTGGACGAGCCGACCTCCGGTGTTGACCCGGTGGCGCGGGACGACTTCTGGCGCATGCTGATCGCGCTTTCGCGCAACGACAATGTCACGATTTTCGTCTCCACCCATTTCATGAACGAGGCGGCGCGTTGCGATCGGATTTCGCTGATGCACGCCGGCAGGGTGCTGGCGAGCGACCGGCCGGCAGCGATCATCGAGGCCAGCGGGAAGGCAACGCTCGAAGAGGCCTTCATCAGCCATCTGGAAGCGGTGACGGACGGGGCGGAAGGGACGGAAGGACCGGTTATCGCCGAAGATACCGGAAAGGATGATGCCGACGACAGGGTCACCGAAAGGGCGCTGAGACGTCATTTCGATTTTCGCCGGATGATGGCCTATTCCTGGCGCGAGACGCTGGAACTGCGCCGCGACCCGATCCGCGCCACCATGGCGATCATCGGCAGCGTCATTTTGCTGCTGGTGATCGGCTACGGCATCAATCTCGATATCGAAAACCTGAGCTATGCCACGCTCGACCGCGATCAGACCGTGACGAGCCGGGACCTGACGCTCGATATTTCCGGATCGCGCTATTTCGACGAGAAAGACCCGCTTGTCGATTACGCCGATATGGACAGGCGCATGCGCGACGGGGAAATCAGTTTCGCGATCGAAATTCCGCCGAATTTCGCCGCCGATCTGGCGCGTGGTCGCGATGTCGAAGTCGGCGTCTGGCTGGACGGCTCGATGCCGCAGCGCGCATCGTCGGCCAGAGGCTATATTCAAGGCGTCTATGCCACATGGCTTACCCGCAAGATCGCGGAAATCTACGGGGCGGGTGCGGCTGATCCGGCCTATTCGGTCGCCGCGCGCTATCGCTACAATCCTGATATCCGCAGCCTCGTCGCCATGGCGCCGGCGGTCATTCCGATGCTGCTGATGCTCATTCCCGCCATTCTCACCACGCTTTCCGTGGTGCGGGAAAAGGAACTGGGCTCGATCGTCAATTTCTATGTCACGCCGACGACCAGGCTCGAATTCCTGCTTGGCAAACAGGTGCCCTATGTCGTGCTTGCCATGTTCAATTTCGCCCTGCTGCTGGCAACCTCGCTGATGGTGTTTCAGGTGCCCTTTACCGGCAGCATGCTTGCCTTTTCGCTGGCGGCCCTGCTTTTCGTCATCATTTCCACCGGCATGGGCCTTCTGGTGTCGACCTTTACCAGCAGCCAGATCGCAGCGCTTTTCGCCACCGCTCTTCTCACCCTCATTCCGGCAATCCAGTATTCCGGCCTCATCGATCCGGTCAGCGCGCTTCAGGGCTTCGGCGCCTTTATCGGCGAGATCTACCCGGCCACCTATTTCGTGACGATATCGCGCGGCACCTTCACCAAGGCGCTCGGCTTTGCCGACCTTCAGGCTGCCTTCGTGCCGCTTCTCATCGCCATTCCGGTTCTGACGATTGCCAGCACGCTGCTGCTCGGCAAGCAGGCGAGGTAG
- a CDS encoding branched-chain amino acid ABC transporter permease, whose product MDALMQFILSGFTVGAVYALVALGFTIIYNASDVVNFAQGEFVMLGGMITAFTYAAGLPLPLAGLIAIVITAAVGVALDKLAIAPARGAPVVSLVIITIGASIFIRGVAQLVFDKQLHRFPAFSGDDPIHIFGATILPQSLWVIGGAVFVFVGLWAFFTKTLTGKAVLAAANNRLAAQLVGINTNWVMTLSFSLSAAIAALAGVLITPITLVSYDVGVALALKGFAAAMLGGMGNPKGALVGGIALGLMEALTAGYISSQYKEAVAFVVILCVLFVMPQGLFGAKSTERV is encoded by the coding sequence ATGGACGCTTTGATGCAATTCATATTGTCGGGCTTCACGGTCGGTGCGGTCTACGCGCTGGTCGCGCTCGGCTTCACGATCATCTACAACGCCTCCGACGTGGTGAATTTCGCGCAGGGCGAGTTCGTCATGCTGGGCGGCATGATCACCGCCTTTACCTATGCAGCGGGCCTGCCGCTGCCGCTTGCGGGCCTGATCGCCATCGTCATCACCGCTGCCGTCGGCGTCGCGCTTGACAAGCTCGCGATCGCGCCCGCGCGCGGTGCGCCGGTGGTCTCGCTGGTGATCATCACCATCGGCGCCTCGATCTTCATTCGCGGCGTCGCGCAGCTCGTCTTCGACAAGCAGCTTCACCGTTTTCCCGCCTTTTCCGGCGACGATCCGATCCACATTTTCGGCGCAACCATACTGCCGCAAAGCCTGTGGGTCATCGGCGGGGCCGTCTTTGTCTTTGTCGGGCTGTGGGCCTTCTTCACCAAGACGCTGACCGGTAAGGCCGTGCTGGCGGCTGCCAACAACCGGCTTGCCGCCCAACTCGTCGGCATCAACACCAATTGGGTGATGACGCTGTCCTTCTCGCTTTCGGCGGCCATTGCCGCGCTTGCGGGCGTGCTGATCACGCCGATCACGCTTGTCAGCTACGATGTCGGCGTGGCGCTGGCCTTGAAGGGCTTTGCCGCGGCCATGCTCGGCGGCATGGGCAATCCGAAGGGCGCGCTTGTCGGCGGCATCGCGCTCGGCCTGATGGAGGCGCTGACGGCTGGCTATATTTCCTCGCAATACAAGGAAGCGGTCGCCTTCGTCGTTATCCTCTGTGTGCTGTTCGTCATGCCCCAGGGCCTGTTCGGCGCCAAGTCGACAGAGAGGGTCTGA
- a CDS encoding ABC transporter ATP-binding protein, with amino-acid sequence MSLLDVQGLGISFGGLRAVNNVSFSARAGEIVSVIGPNGAGKTTLFNMISGVYVPSQGKVMLEGRDITARQPDQLATLGLTRTFQNLQIFQEMTVLENVIAGFHLQEKGALVADLLALPAAKRRAAEARRGAEALLERVGLQKAAERQAGNLSYGALKRLEIARALAVSPRVLLLDEPAAGCNAVETEEIDRLIAELARTGIAILLVEHDMKMVMRISNHIVVLDHGEKIAEGDPEAVSRNPAVIAAYLGAEEEAADADG; translated from the coding sequence ATGAGCCTGCTCGATGTTCAGGGGCTTGGCATCTCCTTCGGCGGCCTGCGCGCCGTCAACAATGTCAGTTTTTCGGCCAGGGCCGGCGAGATCGTCTCGGTGATCGGGCCGAACGGTGCGGGCAAGACCACATTGTTCAACATGATTTCCGGCGTCTACGTGCCCAGCCAGGGCAAGGTGATGCTGGAAGGCCGGGACATTACCGCAAGGCAGCCCGATCAACTCGCAACGCTCGGCCTGACGCGCACCTTCCAGAATCTGCAGATATTCCAGGAAATGACGGTGCTGGAAAATGTCATCGCCGGCTTTCATCTTCAGGAAAAGGGAGCGCTCGTCGCCGATCTCCTCGCGCTTCCAGCCGCGAAAAGGCGGGCGGCGGAAGCGCGCCGGGGGGCTGAGGCCCTGCTTGAACGCGTCGGGCTGCAAAAGGCGGCCGAGCGCCAGGCGGGAAACCTTTCCTATGGCGCATTGAAGCGTCTGGAGATTGCCCGCGCGCTTGCGGTTTCCCCGCGGGTTCTGCTGCTTGATGAGCCGGCAGCCGGCTGCAATGCGGTGGAAACGGAGGAGATCGACCGGCTGATCGCCGAACTCGCAAGGACGGGCATCGCCATCCTCCTCGTGGAGCACGACATGAAGATGGTGATGCGGATTTCCAATCATATCGTGGTGCTCGATCACGGCGAGAAGATTGCCGAGGGCGACCCGGAAGCCGTGTCGCGCAATCCGGCGGTCATTGCCGCCTATCTCGGAGCAGAAGAGGAGGCCGCCGATGCTGACGGTTAA